GTTTAAAGCTGAATTTGTCAGGGCTTGGTCAATATAAATTGAAGTGAGTTTCTGTTCTGGTAGAGAATTTTTGTGTGGATTTTTCTTACTTTAAAAGTGGTCTACATTTAAAGAAAAAAGGTTATGCTCATATGGTGTAAAATATTTACACTGTTATCCAATCACAAATCACCATAATGGTAATTTTGTTGGCCTTCACAACAATTACCTTAAAAGTTAGATTAATGGTAATTTGTGATTGGATAACAATGTAAAATTGTTTTGCGCTCTCAGTGCATAACCATTAAACTCTAAATATTACTCCCTATTATTAAGTTGATCTTTTAAAGTGCATGGATTGATTGTTTGTTCCGTATACTTTGctatctttaattttttgaataGCGTTATCACATTGGTGTATATTTCACTGGAGCGAGGCAAAACTGGTAGTGGAAACATGGAATAAGCAATTTCAAAATTCAGAAAGGGTTCAGCGAGTCCCTCTTCTGTATCTTGCAAATGATATCATTCAGAACAGCAGATGTAAAGGAAATGAGTTTGTGACTGAGTTTTGGGCCATTCTTCCCACAGCACTTAAGGATGCTCTTGAGAAAGGTGATGATCAAGAAAAATATGCCGTATCTAGACTGGTAAGCCTTTTTCCAGGGTCTAAAACGAGTACAAGTGAATACAACCATTCAAATCATTGTTTAGAAATGTGGGAAAAGGGGCTTTTGGATGGTTTGGGATTTGTATATGAAGTTGTTGCAGACTTATTTGTTCATACAAGAACTGATACCTATGGCATATAAATGTTAAGAAATGATTTGCATACCATGATATTGATTTCAATGTAGGCAGTTTGATCTAACTTGCTGCTTACCTTACTTTAGGTTGGTATATGGGAAGAGAGGAAAGTGTTTGAATCTCACACTAAGAACcttaaaaaatcaatatttggAGAAGAAGCACCTTCACAGTTTGAATTCAACAAAAAGCGATCCCGTTCTGTCAGAATTGTGAAAAGGGATTCTCGTTCCATTAAAACGGTAAGACGGGGACCTTTGTGCCTCTCCCCTCCCCAATGTTATACTCCAACATTTCTATGCTTTTAAATGATTGCACCCTTCAAAACAATTTGCAATTCTTCTTGCATAGCTAACCGGATGAAttttatgtaatccagaaattGTCCATTGGAGGTACAGCAGAAAAAATAGTTTCAGCCTTCCATACAGTGCTTAATGAACATTCCAATGAAGATGCAGAGATGGGTAAATGCAAGTATGCTGTTCAATGTGTGCGGAAGATGGAAAAAAATGTTGATATTGCATGTTCTGTTGGTAAGCTATCGTTATAAAGAAATTAACACCTAATTTTTGGAAGATAGGATTCTTATACTTTCTTTTTCAGTAAAGGACCCTAAGCGAAAAACTTTGTCTAAGGAACTTGTGGaggaagaaaatattttgaaaaaatgcaTTGAAAATCTCAAAGTAGTTGAAGCAAATAGAGCAGCACTTGTAACGCAGTTAAAGGAAGCTTTGCATGAGCAGGCAAGTATTTATTTCCGTGTCTTCAGTAAGATTTTATATTTCAAGTTCAGCAGTTATTAGGTTTCTTGTTGATATTTTGAGTGCCAGTGCTATCTTTTAATTACTTGTGTTTTTATGTACCAGGAATCTGAGCTGGAGAATGTCCGGACGCAGATTCAGGTATGTATTATCGTGATTCTTTTTATCAGAAAAGACTATCCTATTTTGAGTAGTTTCTTATGAGATGCAAATGTGATATATATTTCTTGTGTATCTAGGTTTTCCATTATTTAATTACCTTTCTTATGTGTCTCTTCTTAGTATATATCAATAAAAGGTAATTGGACCATATTGTGGTATAGTTCGTAAAATGCTCATAAATAGTGTTTGTAGTTGTAAAACATTTTAGAgaataaattaaactctccttCCCCGAGTTGTACATAGTGTACGCAAACTCTACTCCTGTTCATTTTTAGAGTAGTTTATGTGTCTGAAACGCATTTAAACCGGGAAGAGGAATGGGGAATACGGTGTTACTTCTGAAAGGATTCATGATTTTGTTCCTTATGAAAGTTTAGATTTCtgattttaatctctaaattttgTTTGTCCAATTTTAGTCTCTCTCAGAGACTGAAATTGATGACGGAAAATGATTGAGGGATCAAATATGgacaattttttataagaacTAAAATTAGAAATACGAAATTTTATAAGGACAAAATATTTAACCCCTTTTTGAAAGTAGCGAGTGTATGGCATACCTTTTAGGAACCTCAAAGGCGTTTGATGTAATAAACTGAGTTTTGAAACAGAAACTATTTAGTTGCTTTATCTCACAAACAAATACGAAGTAACTAAGTTCCTGTTTAGCATTAAAAGCcattatatatgtgtgtgtgtattaTTATGCTTTTGTTCAGGAACTTTGACACGCTTTTACTGCTTATGATGCTAACGAATTTAATTTAATGGTATGGAGGTAGCACAAGCACAAGTAGAAGAGGCAAGCCACATGCGGAAGCGACTTGATGAAGATTCTTCTTATAAAGCTTCAACTGCAACGTCTTTTACTGATGTGAATGCAAAATCAGAAGCAGCAACTAAAAAGTCAGCCGCAGCAATTGCAGCTGAGGTTGCAGATAAGCTAGCTGCTTCTGCCTCATCTCAGTTTATCATGACTTCTGTTCTCTCTTCATTTGCAGTAGAAGAGGCAAAAAATGTTTGTCTAACTTCTGAGTCCATGTCAAAACCTGAGAAGTCAGCACCTATATCAGATCCAAATATTTATATGTCTTCACAACAGTTAATTGCCACATCAAATCATTCATATCCGCCGGTTATGGTACCTCAACCTACCTTGCAGAATCCAACCGCAACATCACAGAGTCAATACCAATTGCTTGGTAGTTCATCCTCCCACCATTATTTGCAATCATCTGGAGGGGTCATTTCTCCATATGGTTATGGTAGCGCCCCTCCTTTACCACTGGGACCACCCCCACCTCATATGGTGGGCCCAATGGTGCCTCTGACTCATCAGGCAATGCAAATAAGTCAGCAGCAACCAGCACCGATAGCTCCACATCAACCAATACAATTGACGCAGCAAGCCCCAGCACCTCCTAGTTTTCGACCACTTCAACCGCCAGGAATGGTGTACTATGGCAATCATCAGCATTCCATATGATACCCCTGCAGTAGTTTAATTATAGTCCAAATGACCTGTTTGAAACAAGCAAATCCAGAGATTATTTAATTTTGAGCTCCATGGTATGCTCACTGGGATTGAGTTCGCAAAATACATGGAAAACCAGGCCTAGCACATTGGTCACTGGGATGTAAAAGGAAAGTATCACTTGTCAAGATACTAAACGCTTTAAACAAATTCGTTTTAGACTTACTGTGTAGGAAGTTCTCTTGAGCAAATGTAGTGTTTTTGCTCGACATATTTTGACAGAATTTTTTTGAGATAATGTACTTGTATTATATATACTTAGCTGATTAAATAATTATTGGATTATATTAGATAAAGGAAACAGAGGCAGGGGGTCTTTCCCATCTGCACACAATTTTGTGTTTGGTTGATTGGAGCAACTTTCACAATTTTACATCCGTTGGTTATAGTATCTCCGGCAGGGTGTGGTGGTTCAACATAGCAATAGTTCTTTTATGCCTCTCCTGTTGTGTTGATTTGGAAGGATAGCACTCGGAGGCTATATGTTGACTGTAGAAGTTCCGCCAAGTATTCCATAAGGGGCAGGTTATAATGCACGATAAGGTTCAATAGTATGAATCTTCATTGTGTTTGATTGTAGAAGCTTCAACATTTAACAATTAGAACAATTACTGAATCAACGTATACAGTAATTTACAGTTTACTTTGAAAATGTGAATTATGAATAAAATTGATGATGAGTAATTTTGGTTTTTTActgtgattaatttttttaatgacatTGGAAGGTATTTAAAGGTTATTTTAGAGAAAGGAATTtgattagtaatattttttacatgATTGTCTGTTACAGTAGTAAGAGGTGAGCATGCTCTGATCTAATTTTTATGAAATAAGGAATATGATGTTTGTTGAAGCATCCTTGTGGTGATCTCCACAATTGGAAGAATgaatagaaaaagaaatgaaGGTATGAATTGGAAGAGAGACTAAGTCAAAAAGACAGATTGGAAGGTGATGTTCCTCAATCACAATTAAGCGATGTACCAAAATTGAAATGCCAAATCCAGATATGTGTCAATACAACATCGGTTGAAGCTACTGGTGTTGATAGATACCTACGTACATAAAAGGTTGCACCAACTCACTCGAAAAAGATGAATAAATGAAATGGAATCAAGCTATTACCATAGGATGAATATAGTAACatattttctaatatatttttctattcttttagttttagtttattagaaattataaaatcatgAGTGAAGATTCAATAAGAAAAGAGAAGACCTATATAAAAGtgtatttttcaataaattaaaatattaatttaagaatattttttattaataaatattattaattaatatattagcTTCGCAATTTTACAAAAGTGTTGGATATACAAACCAAGTCAAGGTTGAGAATTTATGTATAAGGAAAATAAgtgttttattttcataaaaaatttggaaataaaaccaaatattatgaaaaattatagTTTGACTTGATGAGGTAAATTGCATTCGGAATGTTTTTATCCttaaattcttttttaatttcacttttagttcttaaataaaatttgttggtGTGTATACTTTTCTGttgatatataattttgatGTGAATATGTTAAATAATGATCTGAGAATACGTGAGTTATTATGTCATCAATCAGTTTCATAAATGTAATTTTAGAAtagatatttatattaaaatctattttgaatatctctcttattacatatataaatatgttttgaaCAGTTGAGTAAATAGCTTACGTAATTAAATAATCTTTTATTGGATTTTCTTGCCGTCTTCACCAATAATTCAGCGATCAATCATTGAATGGTGAAACTTGAATTTTTAGGAATACTTCTCTTTCTTCAGAAAATCTACGCTATCTTTTCGGTAAGAACAATattcttataaataattattatatttataacttaaatttctattatattcataataattaaaaatttataatataaatgttATTACCATATTTTGATAATATTAGAAAGTAATATGTAATTgaatcataaaataatattcaacaGACTTACTCATaaatgtatattatttttttattaacttaaaatatataatattatatttaaatacaataaataatttatttctcttcttatcttaaaaaatataaaaaaaagtaattgtaataaatttatttgaattttgatgtcTCGTAGTTACTTAACTTTTCACGTGAATTTTGAGTTAAATGCATAGTTACATGACTTTTCATgggaattttgaattatatgcAACAATTGTCACTTCCAAAAACCTTTTATGTGCTTTTCTATGATTTTGGATTTCAAGGATTTAACCTTGAAATTTAGAAATTGAAGACTGAGAGTGGTTTGGAATCACTAAGAAAAATTTGAAGCTttcttgagaaaaaaaatccataagCATAGAGAAATTTCCATGTTTTATTAGAGATAGATAAAGTGAAGATCttatatgaattaaaaataaaactaaactatttaaatcttatttcactaaatcataaaaataattaattgaaaggTCTAAAATACTAAGGTTGATAGCAACTTCaccttattttaatatttttctgatttgttttatatagaatggaacaaatattctaaaaaatagAAGCAAGAGAGAGGTTGTATGAGATTTCAATTCATATCATAAAATCCATATGTTGGAATTTATTGGAGCAGTGTGTGTACGCGTCCCACACCACATGGTTAGCTAATCAAGTCACATATAAGCCTCAAATATCTTCAATTAATTTATAAGTTACAAACTTTATCTTATATTATTACtgtaaaaagttattaaataaaatttaattttaataatcaaaataattaattattatttaattaaattaaagactattttataaactaaaaaaattatttgtatttaaagtaatttctattattaataaaaaattataaaataatttttaaattggtatttaatcaTTAACTACCAAAATTTTATCTACGgactattttctattttaaattagtcttttagatactaatttaaaatctaaaatattagtagttagtttaaatatcaattttaaaattattttataaatatttgttaataatagaaatcactttaaat
The sequence above is a segment of the Phaseolus vulgaris cultivar G19833 chromosome 2, P. vulgaris v2.0, whole genome shotgun sequence genome. Coding sequences within it:
- the LOC137812393 gene encoding uncharacterized protein, with amino-acid sequence MSKVFSEILADKLSKLNRTQKCIETLSHWCIFHWSEAKLVVETWNKQFQNSERVQRVPLLYLANDIIQNSRCKGNEFVTEFWAILPTALKDALEKGDDQEKYAVSRLVGIWEERKVFESHTKNLKKSIFGEEAPSQFEFNKKRSRSVRIVKRDSRSIKTKLSIGGTAEKIVSAFHTVLNEHSNEDAEMGKCKYAVQCVRKMEKNVDIACSVVKDPKRKTLSKELVEEENILKKCIENLKVVEANRAALVTQLKEALHEQESELENVRTQIQVAQAQVEEASHMRKRLDEDSSYKASTATSFTDVNAKSEAATKKSAAAIAAEVADKLAASASSQFIMTSVLSSFAVEEAKNVCLTSESMSKPEKSAPISDPNIYMSSQQLIATSNHSYPPVMVPQPTLQNPTATSQSQYQLLGSSSSHHYLQSSGGVISPYGYGSAPPLPLGPPPPHMVGPMVPLTHQAMQISQQQPAPIAPHQPIQLTQQAPAPPSFRPLQPPGMVYYGNHQHSI